The Parolsenella catena region AGGCAGAAGGCCTACTTCTACATTCCCCCAAGCGCCGTCAAGACGGCGCCCGGCGTCACGAGGGCCCGCAACCAGGATGAGACCGTAAGGAGACGTGGAGGAAGCGTCATCTGGCCCTGCGAGATGTGCAGCGAGGAGGCCGCGGCCAAATGGGCCATCGAGAACGGGCTCATCCCGCTCAGGCCCCAGTCGCTCGTTGACACATGGAAGGCAATCCTCGAGGAGGCGAGGCGGAAATGATGAAGCCAAGCAAGGCCTCACATGGTCCGGGAAGACCGCCGGAGCACTGTTTCGAGGATGACCTCAACATTCTTCTTGCCTTTGCCAGATGCGGCGCCGTCTCGGGCAGAAGGGACCTCATGGAGGTCCTGTCGCTCGACAAGGACAGCGTAAACAAGGCTCTCGCAACGCTCACCGAGCCCAGCGACGTCGATGCCGAGGCCGTCTTTGTCGTGGAAAACGCCTACGCCGGCAGGCTGCGGCGCATCGGAGACGGGTCGCCCCTGCTTGCCAAGAGGCCAAGGCTCACAACCGAGCAGGCAAACGCTTACTGCGAGGCGCTCGACCGGCTCGGCATCCCCCGAGATGACGAGCGCAGAGCCGCGCTTGAGAGGGCCGTCTATCCCAAGGGATATCGTCACCCGGCATCCATCCAAGAGCGCATGACCACAGACGGTGAGCTGCACGCGCTCGAGGTGTGCGCCACCTCCATCGTCCGCGCTCGCGGCGTGCAGAAGGAGGATTCCACCAGCGACGACCGCGAGACCAGAAACAAGGTCAGGCAGCCCGTCGTCACCTTCTCATACGCCAGCAAGAACCGAACTGGAAACCGCACGAGCGAGCAGAGGCACGTTGTCCCCTTGGCCCTGCGCCTCTTCAACGGAACCTGGCAGGTCGACGCCTATGACCTCGACAGGAAAGCCGCGCGCACCTTTGTTGCGAGGAACATGGGGGATACCGAGCTGAGCGAGCAGACTGCCGTGGCCATCATCTCGAGCATAGACGCAGATGACGGAAACCGGGTCATGATCACCTGCGCAGACATGGACACCGCCCACGAGCTTCTCGCACTCAATGAGGCGCGGCTCGAGGAGACAGCCGACGGCATCGTCGTCTCCATTCCCTACTACCAAGACGGCGAGCACTCCACGCCTGGCAGCTGGCTCCCCAGGCATCTCATCCCCCTCATGGGTTCCATATCCTTCGAGGACGAGAGAATCAGCCACGCCATCACCGAGATAGTCAGGAAGGACCTCGAGCACGCGCGGAGACAGGGCTGCATCTAGCGCGGTGCTCCATGCATGTCGAGTCATACGACGGGGCCGCACGAACCTGTTGTCCGCGCGGCCCCGCGCATCACACTCTTTCCCTCAGTGGCTCTCGCGCCATGACTCCAGATAGCGGCCAACCATGTCGGCACCCAACGTCGACACGCTCTTCGTCGGCATCGAGTTGAGGAACACCTTGCCATAGCCCTTCGTGCACACGCGGCTGTCGGCAAGGACGAGCACTCCCGCATCCGTCGACGTTCTGATGAGGCGGCCCGCCGCCTGCTTGACCTCGAGGACGGCCTCGGGGAGGCTCCAGCGTCGCCAGGCCGCTCGGTCGCGGGCAGAGCGCTCCTGGACAAGCGGGTCCTTCGGGCTGGAGAACGGCAGCTTGGGAATCACGACGCAGCGAAGCGTGTCGCCGGCAGCATCGAACCCCTCCCAGAAGGACTTCAGCGCCATGAGCGAGAGGTCACGATCTTCCACGAACCTCCTGCTCAGACGTCTCACCGAGGAGCCGCGCTCCTGCATGGCCACGCTCAGGCCACGTGCAGCGAGTCTTGGCTCGAGGGCCGCGTGCGCAAGCTCCATCTCCCGCCTGTTCGTAAACAGCGTCAATACCGAGCCGCCCATGGACACGTGCACGTCAAACAGCAGGTCAACAAGGGCGTCGAGATAACCCCTGTCGCGCGGGTCCGGCAGGTCCCTCACTGCAATGGCACTCATGTTTCGGTCGTAGTCGTAGCCAGAGGGGAGCGACACCTCGCGATGCCTCCCCTCCTTGAGCAGCGACAGCCCACTGGACCCGTTGAAGTGCGAGAAGTCACCATCGACACTCATGGTCGCGGAGCTGAACGTGACGCTTCGCATCTCCGGATACCACCTGTCGGCGAGCTCGGCGCCAATATCGAGCTTCTCGGCAACGAGTCGCTCCTGACCGATGCGGCGCTTGGCCTGGGGCAGCTCGGCGTAAAAGACGTAGGAGTCATCCACCGCCTCAATGATCGTGGCACAGGCATCAATGAACTCGCCAAGCTCTCGGCAGGCATCCTCGAGAAGCGAGGTCGAGGGATTACTTGGCGCTGCGTCATCCGAGTTCCTCTCGGCAAGGATCTTGTGGGCTCCGTCGAGATCGTGGCGCGCGGCGGCAAGGCGACCCACGAGCTCCTTTCCCGTGGCCCCCACGGCAGTCCACTCGTCGCTCGAGCGCGCCTCCTCGCCCAGCCAAAGCGTGACCATGTCATAGCCACCGCTCCTGGGGGCAAGCGCACTGAGCGCTCGCACAGCATCGAAGAAGTTGGCTGACGAGATCATCGCGGTAGCCACGGAGTTTGCCGCCTTTGCGAGAAGACCGCATGCGGGAGTCGCCGCCTCGTTCGAGGCTGCGAACGCAGACGCGGCACCAATGGCACCGGACTTGGACCCCCCAAGCGTCTCGAACAGCGTCCGCGCGCGCTCGGCAGACACCTCGAGCGCCCACTGCCTACGGGCCTCGGCCTCAAACGAGTGGGCCTCGTCAACGACCCAGTTCCTCACGGGCGGGAGAATCGCACCGTCTGCCTCGACGTTTCTCAGCAGCAGCGAGTGGTTCGTCACCACGATGTCGGCCGCGGCCGCACGGCGACGGGCACCATGGAGCATGCAGAGGTTTGGGTAGAACGGGCACTCCCTGCGCTTGCACTCCTTGTGCGTGACGGTGAGCAGGCTTCTCGGCACGCTTCCCCAGCGTATGCCGAGCGCATCAACGTCGCCTTCGACGGACTGACACGCATAGGCGTAGGTGACGGCGATGGCCGTGAGCATGTCGGAGGCCATGGTGTTTCTCGAGCGGCCGTTGCTCGCCACGTCATCGAGCGGAAGCTCCGCGTCGACGCTTCTGTTCAGACGATACAGGCAGGGATAGTGGTCATACCCCTTCAGGCAGGCATATGAGAGGCCACCGGGAAGCACCTTGGCAAGCGCCGGAAGCTCATGCGAGACAAGCTGGTCCGTAAGCGCATTCGTCTTCGTGGCAACGCCACAGGTAACCTTGTTGAGCTTTGCATACTCGGCGAGGGGAAGCAGGTAGGCCACCGACTTGCCCACCCCGGTGCCCGCCTCGATGGCACGCATCGTCGACGTGGCGAGCGCCGAGCGCACCTCCTCCGCCATCTGTGCCTGGCTCGGGCGCGGCTCGAACGACTCATACATCCTCGACGTCAGACCACCGGGCTCAAACGCGGCCCTGATCTCATCGGCCGATGGCGCGCGGGCGTCCGTCGCAAGTTCGTCCACGTCCGGTCGCGGAGAGGCGGGCGCAGAGGAGAGGAGCCTCTTGCGCTCGGCGGCAAGCGAGAACGTGGCGTCCGGCTCCGCAAGCGTCAGGTAGGAGATGATGGGGCGGTAGGCCCACTCAACATCCGGATGCATGTTCGCAAGCGTCACGAGCAGCCCGGCAGGCAGGTCGCTCAGGGCACAGAGGATGACGCGCCACATGCCGGCCAGGGCATGTACGTCATCCAGGGCACGGTGCGAGACGCTGGCACATCCGAAGGCCTCCGCCATGTCTTGGAGCTTGTGCGTGGAGAGCCTCGGCAGGGCAATCCTGGATAGAGCGAGGGTATCGACCCACAGGTCGCTCACCTCGTGCCCGCCAGGCACCCGCTCGATGAACGTGCGGTCGAACGTTGCGTTATGGGCAAGCACCGGCGCGCCGGCTACGAAGTCGGCAAGCTGGGCCACCGCCTCCCTCGGGCTAGGCGCAGTCGCAACATCCAGGTCCGTGATGTTGGTGAGTGCCTGGATGTTCTTGGGGATGGGCATACCGGGGTTCACGAACGTTCGGAACGTGTCGACGACCTCGCGCCCGCGCAGGCGAACGGCGGCTATCTCGGTCAGCTGGCACTCGGAGAAGGACAGCCCCGTCGTCTCTGTGTCGAGAACAATCACGTCATCCTCGATGAGGCCAAACTCCTGGGTCCTTGCGCGCTCGGCGAGTGACCTATATGCCTGCTCCACCTCGGCGGGGGTATCTGAAAGCAGGATCTCTCCCAGGCAGTCCCTCTCCGCGCCGTTGTCTTCGCTCACTGCCACGCTCTCTCTTTCCTTGCGATCATTGCCCATCTAGTCATTCGTCCTCTTGGTTGTTCTCGAACCGCGCTCAAGGGCCAGCTCCACGAGCTTGCGACACAGCTGGGGAAAGCCCATTCCGGCACGGGACGCGGCATCAGGAAGAAGCGACCGCGGCGTCATACCCGGAATGACGTTCGTCTCGATGATGTAGGGCACGCCGTCCGCATCAACCATGAAGTCGCTTCGAGACGTTCCCGAGCACCCGAGCGCGCGGTGCGCCATGCAGGCAAGCTCCTTGGCC contains the following coding sequences:
- a CDS encoding WYL domain-containing protein, whose product is MMKPSKASHGPGRPPEHCFEDDLNILLAFARCGAVSGRRDLMEVLSLDKDSVNKALATLTEPSDVDAEAVFVVENAYAGRLRRIGDGSPLLAKRPRLTTEQANAYCEALDRLGIPRDDERRAALERAVYPKGYRHPASIQERMTTDGELHALEVCATSIVRARGVQKEDSTSDDRETRNKVRQPVVTFSYASKNRTGNRTSEQRHVVPLALRLFNGTWQVDAYDLDRKAARTFVARNMGDTELSEQTAVAIISSIDADDGNRVMITCADMDTAHELLALNEARLEETADGIVVSIPYYQDGEHSTPGSWLPRHLIPLMGSISFEDERISHAITEIVRKDLEHARRQGCI
- a CDS encoding helicase C-terminal domain-containing protein; translation: MAVSEDNGAERDCLGEILLSDTPAEVEQAYRSLAERARTQEFGLIEDDVIVLDTETTGLSFSECQLTEIAAVRLRGREVVDTFRTFVNPGMPIPKNIQALTNITDLDVATAPSPREAVAQLADFVAGAPVLAHNATFDRTFIERVPGGHEVSDLWVDTLALSRIALPRLSTHKLQDMAEAFGCASVSHRALDDVHALAGMWRVILCALSDLPAGLLVTLANMHPDVEWAYRPIISYLTLAEPDATFSLAAERKRLLSSAPASPRPDVDELATDARAPSADEIRAAFEPGGLTSRMYESFEPRPSQAQMAEEVRSALATSTMRAIEAGTGVGKSVAYLLPLAEYAKLNKVTCGVATKTNALTDQLVSHELPALAKVLPGGLSYACLKGYDHYPCLYRLNRSVDAELPLDDVASNGRSRNTMASDMLTAIAVTYAYACQSVEGDVDALGIRWGSVPRSLLTVTHKECKRRECPFYPNLCMLHGARRRAAAADIVVTNHSLLLRNVEADGAILPPVRNWVVDEAHSFEAEARRQWALEVSAERARTLFETLGGSKSGAIGAASAFAASNEAATPACGLLAKAANSVATAMISSANFFDAVRALSALAPRSGGYDMVTLWLGEEARSSDEWTAVGATGKELVGRLAAARHDLDGAHKILAERNSDDAAPSNPSTSLLEDACRELGEFIDACATIIEAVDDSYVFYAELPQAKRRIGQERLVAEKLDIGAELADRWYPEMRSVTFSSATMSVDGDFSHFNGSSGLSLLKEGRHREVSLPSGYDYDRNMSAIAVRDLPDPRDRGYLDALVDLLFDVHVSMGGSVLTLFTNRREMELAHAALEPRLAARGLSVAMQERGSSVRRLSRRFVEDRDLSLMALKSFWEGFDAAGDTLRCVVIPKLPFSSPKDPLVQERSARDRAAWRRWSLPEAVLEVKQAAGRLIRTSTDAGVLVLADSRVCTKGYGKVFLNSMPTKSVSTLGADMVGRYLESWRESH